A single window of Montipora foliosa isolate CH-2021 unplaced genomic scaffold, ASM3666993v2 scaffold_459, whole genome shotgun sequence DNA harbors:
- the LOC137989439 gene encoding uncharacterized protein — translation MTKGQLDQNLRRFYAEARTQKREPYSKSTLLGFRHGIEKYLNAPPHSKGLQLASDNTFFRSNQMLEAQLVNLRRSGKENVTHKPAIEEQHLRQLKTSGVFSLSSPLSLLRNVWFHIVLYFCRRGREGQRALTINSFKFVVDAAGRKFATMAHNESSKNHPGGVSDKPSNEKEARMYETAEQFDGLKALKLYLEKVNPNSSSFFQYPKANFSPEEDVWFEQRPLGVNTLANMMKKISEAAGLSKIYTNHSIRATAITLWPNAGVPNRHIMSISGHRNEQSLSHYNCRPSVSQLQNCSDVLSRALSAPSTSCVTAASQV, via the coding sequence ATGACAAAGGGTCAGCTGGACCAGAATCTCAGGCGATTTTACGCCGAAGCACGAACACAAAAAAGAGAGCCATACAGTAAATCAACCCTGCTTGGCTTCAGACACGGAATCGAAAAATATCTTAACGCTCCTCCTCACAGCAAAGGGCTTCAGCTAGCAAGTGACAACACATTTTTCCGGTCAAACCAGATGTTAGAAGCACAACTTGTTAATTTGAGAAGAAGTGGAAAGGAAAACGTAACCCACAAACCTGCTATTGAAGAACAACATCTCAGACAGCTCAAAACCAGCGGagtcttttctctttcttcccCACTCTCACTTTTAAGAAATGTCTGGTTCCACATTGTCCTTTACTTTTGCCGAAGAGGCCGTGAAGGACAGAGAGCTCTAACTATCAACAGCTTCAAGTTTGTCGTTGATGCAGCCGGGAGAAAATTCGCAACCATGGCACATAATGAATCCTCGAAGAACCATCCAGGTGGGGTCAGTGACAAACCCAGTAACGAAAAAGAAGCAAGGATGTACGAAACTGCAGAacaattcgatggcttaaaggCTTTAAAGCTCTACCTTGAAAAGGTTAACCCGAATAGCAGTTCATTTTTCCAGTACCCAAAGGCAAATTTCAGTCCCGAAGAAGATGTGTGGTTCGAACAAAGGCCACTTGGCGTAAACACTCTCGCAAACATGATGAAGAAAATCAGCGAAGCGGCCGGTTTGTCTAAGATATACACAAACCACAGCATCCGAGCTACGGCCATAACCCTGTGGCCCAATGCTGGCGTTCCCAACCGACATATCATGTCAATTTCAGGCCATCGAAACGAGCAATCCCTTTCACATTACAACTGTCGACCATCTGTTTCACAGCTTCAAAATTGCAGTGATGTGTTGTCCAGGGCACTATCGGCTCCGAGCACTAGTTGTGTAACCGCAGCCTCCCAAGTGTAA
- the LOC137989441 gene encoding uncharacterized protein produces MKKPIIIKISPNRTNLRFSVKKNSKEKVMEDLNWLIQKVEKEGEKTEKTIIFCPMMTEIASVVNYLMMKLGDSAYSPKGSHNPNDCLIGIFRSGSWQKCKDRVLNAMKGEGKMRIVVASTALSMGVNFPNIRFIIIWGPPRTLLEFHQQAGRAGRDNVPSHVITIYHGHQLSHCKQAIKNFVHSDGVSCLHVAAYNKLDSDIQPLQPGHQCCKFCTCYCSCQGEVKCEKTFDCERSSSGN; encoded by the coding sequence ATGAAAAAACCTATCATAATCAAAATCAGCCCAAATAGAACTAACTTAAGATTTTCTGTGAAGAAAAACTCAAAGGAAAAAGTAATGGAGGATCTCAATTGGTTAATTCAGAAAGTAGAAAAGGAGGGTGAAAAGACAGAGAAGACAATAATATTTTGTCCAATGATGACTGAGATAGCGTCTGTTGTCAACTACCTGATGATGAAGCTGGGTGATTCAGCCTATTCACCCAAAGGCTCTCACAACCCCAATGACTGCTTAATTGGAATTTTCCGTTCTGGATCTTGGCAGAAATGCAAGGACAGAGTTCTTAATGCAATGAAAGGAGAAGGGAAAATGAGAATTGTTGTAGCTTCCACAGCTCTAAGTATGGGAGTTAACTTCCCAAATATTCGCTTCATCATTATTTGGGGTCCACCTCGGACCCTTTTGGAGTTCCATCAACAGGCTGGGCGTGCCGGACGAGATAATGTTCCCAGCCACGTCATTACCATTTATCATGGCCACCAGCTTAGCCATTGCAAGCAAGCAATAAAGAACTTTGTCCACTCTGATGGTGTGTCTTGTCTTCATGTGGCTGCATATAATAAATTGGATTCAGATATACAGCCATTGCAACCTGGTCATCAGTGCTGTAAGTTTTGCACctgttattgttcttgccagGGAGAGGTCAAATGTGAAAAGACTTTTGACTGTGAAAGAAGCAGTTCAGGAAATTAA